A genome region from Populus alba chromosome 3, ASM523922v2, whole genome shotgun sequence includes the following:
- the LOC118038099 gene encoding uncharacterized protein isoform X1 → MKSNTLLDYAVFELSPNLTRCDLFVSSNGNTEKLASGSVKPFISHLKFAEEQASQAVQSIKLEFDRCRNAETWFTKGTLERFVRFVTTPEVLEMVNTFDAEMSQLEAAREIYSQGSRDQLSGALGGDGTGTTAGADATKKELLRAIDVRLAAVREDLATAYAHASATGFNLDTVRDLQHFADRFGARRLNEACTKFMLLCQRRPDLINPWKPSVEDQVVRSSWGSDMSIDDPIEDESGSYMNRPHQNPFQNKHQQQQAGKERQQLDKTQTQHPDQSKPTTCQQPDSSLATQQQTFQNEKEEEEKKKEEAGNESSTSQPSQPSRRLSVQDRINLFENKQKESSGGKPVAVGKSAELRRLSSDVSSASAIEKAVLKRWSGASDMSIDLGNDKKDDGNIDSPLCTPSSSFVSGTKSNVFPVSSDDDKDQKGFNDTASAANLVKLETRSVSRLKDQGELQTHGGGLVGKDEEVNLKGNLKDQVVSLAQLRSSAGRGEETGVGDQVVREDKLTGTSDREEKTGGVEAQLSFQEKSRVFPNTVKTVAEKNQASLQTQIGNFAGRVGDVKFGNRIDNIEVRDPPLSQSRSRISQTHTPSLSGQFEGGFGFKGQELPTKVTDFDLSASQTQWKLFKGEVDHARKENAEQIKEEDLEVSRMKVHKQPSSGTEQFKKLQGRRDESRDESGYIHGINELSFPGNKFSKSQESVVTLQVPSAGQAQRVRQSKGNQELNDELKMKANELEKLFAEHKLRVPGDQSSSVRRSKPAEVQAEQAESSQYRKPVAVEISPVEFQEKKTVLETAGSSSDLGKFSTPPSKIVDHQDHGSSPRQSFSELSFSDNSRGKFYEMYMQKRDAKLREESGTKRVEKEAKLKAMQESLEQSRAEMKARFSSSVDRQNSLSSTRRRAEKLRSFNFHSSVKREQPVDSIQSEADEDLSEFPEQNYYGEDRSFSEVTYGDVASRRSQNKLFPNRYLSSPSPHTTLAPVPRSVSKISNPSSGRRRVQSENPLAQSVPNFSDFRKENTKPISGVSKAANRSQVRTYACSKSSSEEIPLVKEEKNWRSQSLRKSSAGPIEFNDFPPLNSDGVVLPPLKFDQPELMPYDKFLKNVETKPFLKKCNGPGSGATVATLKGMVAPESLKTEEFEESPFEAEESVDEAKEKEDEELETKEVEFCANMDNGKLRLSQDSDKIGMYGSENGGSLRSISQIDPSSVSELAASVPSTFHALGSLQDSPGESPVSWNSHMHHPFSYPHETSDIDAYVDSPIGSPASWNSHSLIQRETDAARMRKKWGSAQKPILVANSFNNQSRKDVTKGFKRLLKFGRKSHGAESLVDWISATTSEGDDDTEDGRDPANRSSEDLRKSRMGFSQGHPSDDGLNESELFNEQVQTLNSSIPAHPENFKLRDDLMSGSSIKAPRSFFSLTSFRSKGIDSKLR, encoded by the exons ATGAAATCCAATACACTTCTCGACTATGCTGTATTCGAACTGTCACCAAATCTGACGCG ATGTGATCTGTTTGTTTCGAGCAATGGAAACACAGAGAAGCTAGCGTCCGGGTCAGTAAAGCCATTTATATCTCATTTGAAGTTTGCAGAAGAACAAGCTTCACAGGCAGTTCAGTCAATTAAACTAGAGTTTGACCGATGTAGAAATGCTGAGACTTGGTTCACGAAAGGAACACTTGAGAG GTTTGTGCGTTTTGTCACTACACCTGAGGTTTTAGAGATGGTCAATACATTTGATGCAGAGATGTCTCAGTTAGAAGCAGCACGGGAAATATATTCTCAG GGTTCTAGAGATCAACTTTCTGGCGCTTTAG GTGGGGATGGAACAGGAACCACAGCAGGAGCTGATGCAACAAA GAAGGAGCTTTTAAGAGCGATTGATGTGAGGCTAGCTGCTGTTAGGGAGGATTTAGCCACAGCCTATGCTCATGCATCAGCTACTGGATTCAACCTTGATACTGTCCGAGACCTCCAGCACTTTGCAGATCGTTTTGGTGCTCGTCGCTTGAA TGAGGCTTGTACCAAATTTATGCTACTGTGCCAGAGAAGACCAGACCTGATCAATCCATGGAAGCCAAGTGTGGAGGATCAAGTGGTCCGATCCTCGTGGGGATCTGACATGTCAATTGATGACCCCATTGAAGATGAAAGTGGGTCCTACATGAACAGGCCCCACCAAAACCCATTCCAAAATAAACACCAACAGCAGCAAGCtggaaaagaaagacaacagcTAGATAAGACACAAACCCAACACCCTGATCAATCCAAGCCCACCACTTGTCAACAGCCCGATTCCTCTCTGGCTACACAGCAACAAACTTTTCAAAAcgagaaagaggaagaagaaaagaagaaagaggaggcTGGGAATGAGTCATCAACAAGTCAACCAAGCCAGCCTTCTAGGAGACTCAGTGTTCAGGACAGAATCAACCTATTTGAGAATAAGCAGAAGGAGAGCTCGGGTGGAAAACCTGTAGCTGTGGGGAAATCTGCAGAGCTGAGGAGGCTATCATCTGACGTGTCGTCAGCATCTGCAATCGAGAAGGCTGTGTTGAAGAGATGGAGTGGTGCAAGTGATATGAGCATTGACTTGGGCAATGATAAGAAGGATGATGGCAATATAGACAGCCCCTTGTGTACACCCTCTTCATCCTTTGTATCTGGAACCAAAAGTAATGTGTTTCCTGTCTCATCAGATGATGATAAGGACCAGAAGGGTTTTAATGATACAGCAAGTGCAGCAAATCTAGTAAAGTTGGAAACTAGGAGTGTTTCTAGGTTGAAAGATCAGGGTGAGTTGCAAACTCATGGTGGTGGGCTTGTGGGGAAGGATGAGGAGGTGAATTTGAAGGGGAATTTGAAAGATCAAGTAGTGTCTCTGGCCCAGTTAAGGTCATCTGCAGGTAGAGGAGAGGAGACTGGGGTGGGTGATCAGGTGGTTAGGGAGGATAAGTTGACAGGTACTTCGGACAGGGAAGAGAAGACTGGTGGAGTTGAAGCTCAACTGAGTTTTCAGGAGAAGTCGAGAGTTTTTCCAAATACAGTGAAGACTGTTGCAGAGAAAAACCAGGCTAGTCTGCAGACCCAGATTGGAAATTTTGCAGGCAGGGTTGGGGATGTGAAATTTGGGAACAGAATTGATAACATTGAAGTAAGGGATCCGCCACTAAGTCAGTCAAGGTCTAGGATTTCTCAGACACATACACCATCTCTTTCGGGACAGTTTGAAGGTGGTTTTGGATTTAAGGGTCAGGAATTGCCAACTAAAGTGACTGACTTTGATCTGTCAGCTTCTCAGACACAGTGGAAATTGTTTAAGGGTGAAGTTGATCATGCAAGGAAGGAGAATGCTGAACAGATAAAAGAGGAAGATCTTGAAGTTTCAAGAATGAAGGTCCACAAACAACCTTCTTCTGGTACAGAACAATTTAAGAAGCTTCAGGGTAGGAGGGATGAGAGTAGGGATGAGAGTGGGTATATTCATGGAATTAATGAGCTGAGTTTTCCCGGTAATAAGTTTTCTAAGAGTCAAGAGAGCGTTGTAACTCTCCAAGTACCATCAGCAGGTCAGGCTCAGAGGGTACGGCAGTCCAAGGGGAATCAAGAGCTGAATGATGAGCTGAAGATGAAGGCAAATGAGCTTGAAAAGCTTTTTGCTGAACACAAACTTCGGGTTCCTGGTGATCAATCCAGTTCTGTTCGGAGAAGCAAGCCTGCTGAGGTGCAAGCTGAACAGGCAGAAAGTTCGCAGTACCGAAAACCAGTGGCAGTAGAGATATCTCCTGTTGAGTTTCAGGAAAAGAAGACAGTGCTTGAAACAGCTGGGAGTTCTAGTGATCTTGGAAAGTTTAGCACTCCACCAAGTAAGATAGTAGATCATCAGGACCATGGCAGTTCTCCCAGGCAGAGTTTCTCTGAGCTTAGTTTTTCAGACAATTCTAGAGGAAAATTCTATGAGATGTACATGCAGAAAAGAGATGCAAAACTGAGGGAGGAGTCGGGTACAAAAAGAGTGGAGAAGGAAGCCAAGTTGAAGGCCATGCAGGAAAGCCTTGAACAGAGTAGAGCTGAGATGAAGGCAAGATTTTCTAGCTCTGTGGACAGACAAAATTCATTGTCTAGTACTCGCCGACGTGCAGAAAAGCTCAGATCATTCAATTTTCATTCAAGTGTGAAGAGAGAACAG CCAGTAGATTCCATTCAGAGTGAGGCGGACGAGGATCTTTCTGAATTTCCAGAACAGAATTATTATGGAGAAGACAGGTCATTCAGTGAGGTGACTTATGGGGACGTTGCTTCTAGAAGATCTCAAAACAAACTCTTCCCAAACAGATATTTGTCTTCTCCCAGCCCTCACACCACATTAGCACCAGTTCCACGGTCAGTGTCCAAAATTTCCAATCCAAGTTCTGGGAGGCGTAGAGTACAATCAGAAAATCCTCTTGCACAGTCTGTTCCGAACTTCTCTGATTTCAGAAAAGAGAATACAAAACCCATTTCTGGAGTTAGCAAAGCAGCAAATCGCTCGCAGGTGAGAACCTATGCCTGCAGCAAGAGTTCTAGTGAAGAGATACCTCTTGTCAAGGAAGAAAAGAACTGGCGGTCTCAGTCCTTGCGGAAAAGCTCTGCTGGTCCTATTGAGTTTAATGATTTCCCCCCATTGAACTCAGATGGTGTTGTGTTACCACCGTTGAAATTTGATCAGCCTGAGCTGATGCCATATGACAAATTCTTAAAGAATGTGGAGACAAAGCCTTTCCTCAAGAAGTGTAATGGTCCTGGTTCTGGAGCCACTGTTGCTACACTGAAAGGTATGGTGGCACCTGAGTCTTTGAAAACTGAAGAATTTGAAGAATCACCCTTTGAGGCAGAAGAATCAGTCGATGAGGCAAAGGAGAAAGAAGACGAGGAGCTTGAAACAAAAGAGGTTGAATTTTGTGCTAATATGGACAATGGTAAACTAAGACTAAGCCAGGATTCAGACAAGATAGGTATGTATGGATCTGAGAATGGTGGTTCTCTGAGATCTATTTCTCAAATTGATCCTTCTTCAGTTTCTGAATTGGCTGCATCCGTGCCTTCAACATTCCATGCTTTAGGGTCTCTACAGGACTCGCCTGGTGAAAGCCCTGTGTCATGGAACTCGCACATGCATCATCCATTTTCATATCCACATGAGACCTCAGATATCGATgcttatgtggactctccaattGGGAGTCCTGCATCGTGGAATTCTCACTCCTTGATTCAAAGAGAGACTGATGCAGCTCGAATGAGGAAGAAGTGGGGAAGTGCTCAGAAACCTATTCTTGTTGCCAATTCATTCAATAATCAGTCTCGTAAGGATGTAACTAAAGGGTTCAAACGGTTGTTAAAGTTTGGAAGGAAAAGTCATGGGGCCGAGAGTTTGGTTGACTGGATTTCTGCTACAACTTCTGAAGGAGATGATGATACAGAAGATGGGCGAGATCCTGCTAATCGGTCATCAGAAGATTTGAGGAAATCAAGAATGGGATTCTCACAGGGTCATCCTTCAGATGATGGCTTAAACGAAAGTGAGTTGTTCAATGAGCAGG TTCAAACTTTAAATAGCTCCATACCAGCACATCCAGAAAACTTCAAATTGAGGGATGATCTTATGTCTGGAAGCTCAAttaaag CACCACGGTCATTCTTCTCACTGACATCGTTCAGAAGCAAGGGTATTGACTCAAAGCTTAGATAA
- the LOC118038099 gene encoding uncharacterized protein isoform X3, which yields MKSNTLLDYAVFELSPNLTRCDLFVSSNGNTEKLASGSVKPFISHLKFAEEQASQAVQSIKLEFDRCRNAETWFTKGTLERFVRFVTTPEVLEMVNTFDAEMSQLEAAREIYSQGSRDQLSGALGGDGTGTTAGADATKKELLRAIDVRLAAVREDLATAYAHASATGFNLDTVRDLQHFADRFGARRLNEACTKFMLLCQRRPDLINPWKPSVEDQVVRSSWGSDMSIDDPIEDESGSYMNRPHQNPFQNKHQQQQAGKERQQLDKTQTQHPDQSKPTTCQQPDSSLATQQQTFQNEKEEEEKKKEEAGNESSTSQPSQPSRRLSVQDRINLFENKQKESSGGKPVAVGKSAELRRLSSDVSSASAIEKAVLKRWSGASDMSIDLGNDKKDDGNIDSPLCTPSSSFVSGTKSNVFPVSSDDDKDQKGFNDTASAANLVKLETRSVSRLKDQGELQTHGGGLVGKDEEVNLKGNLKDQVVSLAQLRSSAGRGEETGVGDQVVREDKLTGTSDREEKTGGVEAQLSFQEKSRVFPNTVKTVAEKNQASLQTQIGNFAGRVGDVKFGNRIDNIEVRDPPLSQSRSRISQTHTPSLSGQFEGGFGFKGQELPTKVTDFDLSASQTQWKLFKGEVDHARKENAEQIKEEDLEVSRMKVHKQPSSGTEQFKKLQGRRDESRDESGYIHGINELSFPGNKFSKSQESVVTLQVPSAGQAQRVRQSKGNQELNDELKMKANELEKLFAEHKLRVPGDQSSSVRRSKPAEVQAEQAESSQYRKPVAVEISPVEFQEKKTVLETAGSSSDLGKFSTPPSKIVDHQDHGSSPRQSFSELSFSDNSRGKFYEMYMQKRDAKLREESGTKRVEKEAKLKAMQESLEQSRAEMKARFSSSVDRQNSLSSTRRRAEKLRSFNFHSSVKREQPVDSIQSEADEDLSEFPEQNYYGEDRSFSEVTYGDVASRRSQNKLFPNRYLSSPSPHTTLAPVPRSVSKISNPSSGRRRVQSENPLAQSVPNFSDFRKENTKPISGVSKAANRSQVRTYACSKSSSEEIPLVKEEKNWRSQSLRKSSAGPIEFNDFPPLNSDGVVLPPLKFDQPELMPYDKFLKNVETKPFLKKCNGPGSGATVATLKGMVAPESLKTEEFEESPFEAEESVDEAKEKEDEELETKEVEFCANMDNGKLRLSQDSDKIGSLQDSPGESPVSWNSHMHHPFSYPHETSDIDAYVDSPIGSPASWNSHSLIQRETDAARMRKKWGSAQKPILVANSFNNQSRKDVTKGFKRLLKFGRKSHGAESLVDWISATTSEGDDDTEDGRDPANRSSEDLRKSRMGFSQGHPSDDGLNESELFNEQVQTLNSSIPAHPENFKLRDDLMSGSSIKAPRSFFSLTSFRSKGIDSKLR from the exons ATGAAATCCAATACACTTCTCGACTATGCTGTATTCGAACTGTCACCAAATCTGACGCG ATGTGATCTGTTTGTTTCGAGCAATGGAAACACAGAGAAGCTAGCGTCCGGGTCAGTAAAGCCATTTATATCTCATTTGAAGTTTGCAGAAGAACAAGCTTCACAGGCAGTTCAGTCAATTAAACTAGAGTTTGACCGATGTAGAAATGCTGAGACTTGGTTCACGAAAGGAACACTTGAGAG GTTTGTGCGTTTTGTCACTACACCTGAGGTTTTAGAGATGGTCAATACATTTGATGCAGAGATGTCTCAGTTAGAAGCAGCACGGGAAATATATTCTCAG GGTTCTAGAGATCAACTTTCTGGCGCTTTAG GTGGGGATGGAACAGGAACCACAGCAGGAGCTGATGCAACAAA GAAGGAGCTTTTAAGAGCGATTGATGTGAGGCTAGCTGCTGTTAGGGAGGATTTAGCCACAGCCTATGCTCATGCATCAGCTACTGGATTCAACCTTGATACTGTCCGAGACCTCCAGCACTTTGCAGATCGTTTTGGTGCTCGTCGCTTGAA TGAGGCTTGTACCAAATTTATGCTACTGTGCCAGAGAAGACCAGACCTGATCAATCCATGGAAGCCAAGTGTGGAGGATCAAGTGGTCCGATCCTCGTGGGGATCTGACATGTCAATTGATGACCCCATTGAAGATGAAAGTGGGTCCTACATGAACAGGCCCCACCAAAACCCATTCCAAAATAAACACCAACAGCAGCAAGCtggaaaagaaagacaacagcTAGATAAGACACAAACCCAACACCCTGATCAATCCAAGCCCACCACTTGTCAACAGCCCGATTCCTCTCTGGCTACACAGCAACAAACTTTTCAAAAcgagaaagaggaagaagaaaagaagaaagaggaggcTGGGAATGAGTCATCAACAAGTCAACCAAGCCAGCCTTCTAGGAGACTCAGTGTTCAGGACAGAATCAACCTATTTGAGAATAAGCAGAAGGAGAGCTCGGGTGGAAAACCTGTAGCTGTGGGGAAATCTGCAGAGCTGAGGAGGCTATCATCTGACGTGTCGTCAGCATCTGCAATCGAGAAGGCTGTGTTGAAGAGATGGAGTGGTGCAAGTGATATGAGCATTGACTTGGGCAATGATAAGAAGGATGATGGCAATATAGACAGCCCCTTGTGTACACCCTCTTCATCCTTTGTATCTGGAACCAAAAGTAATGTGTTTCCTGTCTCATCAGATGATGATAAGGACCAGAAGGGTTTTAATGATACAGCAAGTGCAGCAAATCTAGTAAAGTTGGAAACTAGGAGTGTTTCTAGGTTGAAAGATCAGGGTGAGTTGCAAACTCATGGTGGTGGGCTTGTGGGGAAGGATGAGGAGGTGAATTTGAAGGGGAATTTGAAAGATCAAGTAGTGTCTCTGGCCCAGTTAAGGTCATCTGCAGGTAGAGGAGAGGAGACTGGGGTGGGTGATCAGGTGGTTAGGGAGGATAAGTTGACAGGTACTTCGGACAGGGAAGAGAAGACTGGTGGAGTTGAAGCTCAACTGAGTTTTCAGGAGAAGTCGAGAGTTTTTCCAAATACAGTGAAGACTGTTGCAGAGAAAAACCAGGCTAGTCTGCAGACCCAGATTGGAAATTTTGCAGGCAGGGTTGGGGATGTGAAATTTGGGAACAGAATTGATAACATTGAAGTAAGGGATCCGCCACTAAGTCAGTCAAGGTCTAGGATTTCTCAGACACATACACCATCTCTTTCGGGACAGTTTGAAGGTGGTTTTGGATTTAAGGGTCAGGAATTGCCAACTAAAGTGACTGACTTTGATCTGTCAGCTTCTCAGACACAGTGGAAATTGTTTAAGGGTGAAGTTGATCATGCAAGGAAGGAGAATGCTGAACAGATAAAAGAGGAAGATCTTGAAGTTTCAAGAATGAAGGTCCACAAACAACCTTCTTCTGGTACAGAACAATTTAAGAAGCTTCAGGGTAGGAGGGATGAGAGTAGGGATGAGAGTGGGTATATTCATGGAATTAATGAGCTGAGTTTTCCCGGTAATAAGTTTTCTAAGAGTCAAGAGAGCGTTGTAACTCTCCAAGTACCATCAGCAGGTCAGGCTCAGAGGGTACGGCAGTCCAAGGGGAATCAAGAGCTGAATGATGAGCTGAAGATGAAGGCAAATGAGCTTGAAAAGCTTTTTGCTGAACACAAACTTCGGGTTCCTGGTGATCAATCCAGTTCTGTTCGGAGAAGCAAGCCTGCTGAGGTGCAAGCTGAACAGGCAGAAAGTTCGCAGTACCGAAAACCAGTGGCAGTAGAGATATCTCCTGTTGAGTTTCAGGAAAAGAAGACAGTGCTTGAAACAGCTGGGAGTTCTAGTGATCTTGGAAAGTTTAGCACTCCACCAAGTAAGATAGTAGATCATCAGGACCATGGCAGTTCTCCCAGGCAGAGTTTCTCTGAGCTTAGTTTTTCAGACAATTCTAGAGGAAAATTCTATGAGATGTACATGCAGAAAAGAGATGCAAAACTGAGGGAGGAGTCGGGTACAAAAAGAGTGGAGAAGGAAGCCAAGTTGAAGGCCATGCAGGAAAGCCTTGAACAGAGTAGAGCTGAGATGAAGGCAAGATTTTCTAGCTCTGTGGACAGACAAAATTCATTGTCTAGTACTCGCCGACGTGCAGAAAAGCTCAGATCATTCAATTTTCATTCAAGTGTGAAGAGAGAACAG CCAGTAGATTCCATTCAGAGTGAGGCGGACGAGGATCTTTCTGAATTTCCAGAACAGAATTATTATGGAGAAGACAGGTCATTCAGTGAGGTGACTTATGGGGACGTTGCTTCTAGAAGATCTCAAAACAAACTCTTCCCAAACAGATATTTGTCTTCTCCCAGCCCTCACACCACATTAGCACCAGTTCCACGGTCAGTGTCCAAAATTTCCAATCCAAGTTCTGGGAGGCGTAGAGTACAATCAGAAAATCCTCTTGCACAGTCTGTTCCGAACTTCTCTGATTTCAGAAAAGAGAATACAAAACCCATTTCTGGAGTTAGCAAAGCAGCAAATCGCTCGCAGGTGAGAACCTATGCCTGCAGCAAGAGTTCTAGTGAAGAGATACCTCTTGTCAAGGAAGAAAAGAACTGGCGGTCTCAGTCCTTGCGGAAAAGCTCTGCTGGTCCTATTGAGTTTAATGATTTCCCCCCATTGAACTCAGATGGTGTTGTGTTACCACCGTTGAAATTTGATCAGCCTGAGCTGATGCCATATGACAAATTCTTAAAGAATGTGGAGACAAAGCCTTTCCTCAAGAAGTGTAATGGTCCTGGTTCTGGAGCCACTGTTGCTACACTGAAAGGTATGGTGGCACCTGAGTCTTTGAAAACTGAAGAATTTGAAGAATCACCCTTTGAGGCAGAAGAATCAGTCGATGAGGCAAAGGAGAAAGAAGACGAGGAGCTTGAAACAAAAGAGGTTGAATTTTGTGCTAATATGGACAATGGTAAACTAAGACTAAGCCAGGATTCAGACAAGATAG GGTCTCTACAGGACTCGCCTGGTGAAAGCCCTGTGTCATGGAACTCGCACATGCATCATCCATTTTCATATCCACATGAGACCTCAGATATCGATgcttatgtggactctccaattGGGAGTCCTGCATCGTGGAATTCTCACTCCTTGATTCAAAGAGAGACTGATGCAGCTCGAATGAGGAAGAAGTGGGGAAGTGCTCAGAAACCTATTCTTGTTGCCAATTCATTCAATAATCAGTCTCGTAAGGATGTAACTAAAGGGTTCAAACGGTTGTTAAAGTTTGGAAGGAAAAGTCATGGGGCCGAGAGTTTGGTTGACTGGATTTCTGCTACAACTTCTGAAGGAGATGATGATACAGAAGATGGGCGAGATCCTGCTAATCGGTCATCAGAAGATTTGAGGAAATCAAGAATGGGATTCTCACAGGGTCATCCTTCAGATGATGGCTTAAACGAAAGTGAGTTGTTCAATGAGCAGG TTCAAACTTTAAATAGCTCCATACCAGCACATCCAGAAAACTTCAAATTGAGGGATGATCTTATGTCTGGAAGCTCAAttaaag CACCACGGTCATTCTTCTCACTGACATCGTTCAGAAGCAAGGGTATTGACTCAAAGCTTAGATAA